The DNA sequence CGCCGTGAGAGCGACGACGACGAAGACGCGGGTCGCGATCGTGCGCTTCCGTCCGCGCAGGGGGCGGTCCGACGGCTCGTACTCCGTCAGCTCCGGGTGGTCCTCGAACGTCACGCCTACGAGTCTGCATCCCCCGCGGCCCCCGCGTACAGAAAGTGCTCCGAATCGTGATGATTCGGAGCACTTGCTGAGCGACGGGAAGCGCTAGTGCGAGGAGCCTTCGGTTTCGATCTCGGTGCGGTCGCCTGACCAGAGGGTGTGGAAGACGCCGTCCTTGTCGACGCGCTTGTAGGTGTGGGCGCCGAAGAAGTCGCGTTGGCCCTGGACGAGCGCGGCGGGGAGGTGGGTGGAGGCCAGCGAGTCGTAGTACGACAGTGCCGAGCCGAAGCCGGGGACCGGGACGCCGGAGAGCGCGGCGGTGGCGACGATGCGGCGCCAGGCGGCCTCGCCCTCGCGGACGGCGTCGGCGAAGTAGGGGGCCTCCAGCAGGGTGGCGATGTCGGGGTTCTCGTCGTAGGCGTCGGCGATCCGGTTGAGGAACTGGGCGCGGATGATGCAGCCGCCGCGCCAGATCTTGGCGATCTTGTCCTTGTTGATGTTCCAGCCGTACTTCTCAGCCCCCGCGATGATCGCGTCGAAGCCCTGCGCGTAGGCGACGACCTTGGACGCGTACAGCGCCTTCGACACGTCGTCGGCGAACGCGGCCACGTCGGCGGCCTTCTGCACCTCGGGACGCGAGGTGATGGTCGCCTGCACGGCAGCGCGCTGCGCCGGCTTGGAGGAGACGGCGCGGGCGAAGACGGCCTCCGCGATGCCGCCGACCGGGATGCCCAGGTCGAGCGCGTTCTGCACGGTCCAGACGCCGGTGCCCTTCGACCCGGCCTGGTCCAGGACGATGTCCACGAACGGTTTGCCGGTCTCGGCGTCCACCTGGCGCAGCACCTCGGCGGTGATCTCGATCAGGTACGACTCGAGGTAGCCCTTGTTCCACTCGGCGAACACGTCCGCGATCTGCGCCGGCGAAAGCCCGCCGACGGTGCGGAGCAGGTCGTACGCCTCCGCGATGAGCTGCATGTCGGCGTACTCGATGCCGTTGTGGATCATCTTCACGAAGTGGCCGGCGCCGTCGGTGCCGACGTGGGTGACACAGGGCTCGCCCTCGGCGACCGCGGCGATGGAGGCCAGGATCGGCCCGAGGGTCTCGTACGACTCCGCCGAGCCGCCCGGCATGATGGAGGGGCCGTTCAGCGCGCCCTCCTCGCCGCCGGAGATGCCCGCGCCGACGAAGTGGATGCCGGTCGGCGCGATCCGCTTCTCCCGCTCGATGGTGTCGTGGAAGTTCGCGTTGCCACCGTCGACGATGATGTCGCCCGGCTCGAACCGCTCCACCAGCTGGTCGATCACCGCGTCGGTGCCGCGGCCGGCCTGGACCATGATGATCGCGGTGCGCGGCTTGGAGAGCGAGGCGACGAACTCGTCGATCTGCTCGGAGGACACGAACCCGGCCTCCGGATGGGCGTCCACCAACTCCTCGGTGCGTGCGTAGGTCCGGTTGAAGACGGCGACGGTGTTGCCCTCGCGCGAAGCGAGGTTACGGGCCAGATTCGACCCCATCACAGCCAGACCGACAACTCCGATGTTGGCCGTTGCGTGGTTCTCGGGCACGGAGGACTCCTTCGTTGAGATGGTTTGGATCAAGCGTAGTCGTCCGTCCGCGCCGTGATTCGTTGTATGACGCACAGCCCAGGCAGGGCGCTGTGAGGTCGGGGCCTCGCTCAGCCCAGGCGGAACGTCGTGCGCGGGATGTCGTCGACCAGCCGGTGCGCGAGGGAGAACGCGTCCTCCTCGGCGAGCTGGTGGGTGACGACGAGGGAGGCCAGGAACGACGCGTCCACCCGACGCGACATGTCGTGCCGCGCGGGGATGGAGCAGAACGCCCGGGTGTCGTCGATGAAGCCGCTGGTCTTGGTGAAGCCGGCGCTGTCGGTGATCGCCCTCCGGTAGCGCAGGATCGCCGCCGGGGTGTCCAGGAACCACCAGGGCGCCCCGGCGTAGACGGACGGGTAGAAGCCCGCGAGCGGCGCGATCTCGCGCGAGAAGGTGGTCTCGTCCACCGTGAACAGGACCAGCCGGAAGGTCGGGTCGGTGCCGAAGTCGCGCAGGATCGGGGTCAGCGGTTCGGTGAAGGAGCCGACCGCGGGGAGGTCGTGCCCGGTGTCCGGGCCGTAGGCGTTGAAGGTGGGCCGGTGGTGGTTGCGGTGCACACCGGGGTGGAGCTGCATGACGAGCCCGTCCTCCGCGGCCATCTCGGCCAGCCGGTAGAGCATGTTGCGGCGGTAGGCGACGGCCTCAGCGGCGGTGACCGATCCGTCGAGGGCGGCACGGTGGATGCGGGAGGCCTCGGCCTCGCTCAGGGGCTCGCTGCCCGTGTCGATCACCCCGGTGTCGGTCGCGGTGCCGCCCGCGGCAGCGAACGCGGCGCGGCGGGCGCGGAGGGCGTCCAGCAGCCCGGTGTAGCTCGACGTGTCGACGTCGGCGCGGGCGGCCAGCCGGTCGAGGCGGCCGGCCCAGCCGTGCTCGTCCGGGTGCATGTAGCGGTCGGCGCGGAAGGTCGGGACGACGCGGCCGGTGAACGTCGGGTCTGCGGCGAGGCGGGCGTGCGCCTCCAGGTCGTCGGCCGGATCGTCGGTGGTCGCGAGCACCGCGATCCGGAACCGGTCGAACAGCGCGCGCGGCCGGAACTCCGGCGACGCGAGGGTGGCCGAGAGCTGGTCGTAGAGCGCGTCCGCGTTCTGCGCCGACGGCTGCTCGGTCAGCCCGAACACCTCGCTGAACTCGGACTCGAACCAGAACCGCACAGGGGTGCCGAGGAAGACGTCCCAGTGCTCGCAGAGGGACCGCCAGATCGCGCGGCCGGAGGCGGGGGAGGGCACACCCTCGCGGGCGAGCCCGAGGTCGCCGAGCGGGACCCCGACAGCGTGCAGCATCCGCGTCACGTAGTGGTCCGGTGTGATCAGCAGGGCGGCCGGGTCCGGGAACGGCTCGTCGTCGGCCAGCATGGCCGCAGGCACGTGCCCGTGCGGCGAGTAGATCGGCGCGTCGGCGACCGTCGCGTGCAGCCGCCTGGCCAGATCGCGCTCGGCCGGGTCCGCGGGGAAGAGGCGGTCGGGGTGCGGGGCGAGCGCGGTCATGCGCGTCCTTTCGTCGAGATGTGCGGTGTCGGAGTGGCGGGCGCTGGACCGGTGGAGGCCCGGACCGTCAGGTGCGTCGGGAGCGTCGCCGCCTGCCGGCTGACCGGAGCCGCGCTCTCGTCCAGCCGGGCGAGCAGCATGGCGACGGCCGTACGGCCGGCCTGCTCGATCGGGGCCGTCAGGGTGGTCAGCGGCGGGTTGCAGAAGTCGGCGCCGAAGATGTCGTCGCAGCCGACCAGTGAGACGTCGTCCGGCACGGAGACGCCGCGCTCGCGGAACCGGGCCAGCATCCCGATGGCGAGGAGGTCGTTGAACGCGATGCAGGCCGTCGCTCCCGCGTGCAGCACGGCGTCGGCCGCCGCGGCGCCCGCGTACTGCCGCGGCGCGAACGGGCCGACCCGGAGCGTCTCCACCTCGTAGCGCTCCGCGGCGCGGACCAGCGCCCGCCAGCGGCGCTCGTTCGACCAGGAGGTCTCCGGCCCCGACGCGTAGACGATCGAGCGGTGGCCGAGCGACGCCAGGTGCCCGACCGCCTGCTCGACGCCGTTGGGGGTGTCGATGAAGACGTTGGCGACCCCGCGGGTCTGCCGGTTGATCGCGACGATCGGCACGTCGGCCGCGAGCGCCGTCAGCCGGCGGTCGGTCAGGCGGGACGCGGCCAGGATCGCGCCGTCGAAGGACGGGCGCAGCTTGTGCAGCATCCCGTCCTCCAGCTCGTCGGACTCCTCGGTGTCGACCAGGAGCTGCGTGTAGCCCGCGGCCTTGAGCTGCTGCTGGGTGCCGCGGATGATGCCGAAGTAGAACGGGTTCGTGACGTCGGAGACCAGCACGGCGATGCAGCGCGTGCGGCCGCTGGTGAGCGCTCTGGCCTGGGAGTTGGGGATGTAGTTGAGCTCCCGCGCGGCCTGCTCGATCCGCTCGCGGGTGATCGCGTTGACCCGGCCTGGATTGGAGAGCGCGCGGGAGGCCGTCGAGGTGGCGACACCGCTGGCGGCGGCCACGTCGGCGAGGGTGGCGGGGCGGTCCGTCCCGTCGGGATACCCGCGAAGCTGAGGGCTCATGCGCCCATCACAGCACACCATGGCAAT is a window from the Leifsonia shinshuensis genome containing:
- the uxaC gene encoding glucuronate isomerase, translating into MTALAPHPDRLFPADPAERDLARRLHATVADAPIYSPHGHVPAAMLADDEPFPDPAALLITPDHYVTRMLHAVGVPLGDLGLAREGVPSPASGRAIWRSLCEHWDVFLGTPVRFWFESEFSEVFGLTEQPSAQNADALYDQLSATLASPEFRPRALFDRFRIAVLATTDDPADDLEAHARLAADPTFTGRVVPTFRADRYMHPDEHGWAGRLDRLAARADVDTSSYTGLLDALRARRAAFAAAGGTATDTGVIDTGSEPLSEAEASRIHRAALDGSVTAAEAVAYRRNMLYRLAEMAAEDGLVMQLHPGVHRNHHRPTFNAYGPDTGHDLPAVGSFTEPLTPILRDFGTDPTFRLVLFTVDETTFSREIAPLAGFYPSVYAGAPWWFLDTPAAILRYRRAITDSAGFTKTSGFIDDTRAFCSIPARHDMSRRVDASFLASLVVTHQLAEEDAFSLAHRLVDDIPRTTFRLG
- a CDS encoding LacI family DNA-binding transcriptional regulator; this translates as MSPQLRGYPDGTDRPATLADVAAASGVATSTASRALSNPGRVNAITRERIEQAARELNYIPNSQARALTSGRTRCIAVLVSDVTNPFYFGIIRGTQQQLKAAGYTQLLVDTEESDELEDGMLHKLRPSFDGAILAASRLTDRRLTALAADVPIVAINRQTRGVANVFIDTPNGVEQAVGHLASLGHRSIVYASGPETSWSNERRWRALVRAAERYEVETLRVGPFAPRQYAGAAAADAVLHAGATACIAFNDLLAIGMLARFRERGVSVPDDVSLVGCDDIFGADFCNPPLTTLTAPIEQAGRTAVAMLLARLDESAAPVSRQAATLPTHLTVRASTGPAPATPTPHISTKGRA
- the gndA gene encoding NADP-dependent phosphogluconate dehydrogenase, whose protein sequence is MGSNLARNLASREGNTVAVFNRTYARTEELVDAHPEAGFVSSEQIDEFVASLSKPRTAIIMVQAGRGTDAVIDQLVERFEPGDIIVDGGNANFHDTIEREKRIAPTGIHFVGAGISGGEEGALNGPSIMPGGSAESYETLGPILASIAAVAEGEPCVTHVGTDGAGHFVKMIHNGIEYADMQLIAEAYDLLRTVGGLSPAQIADVFAEWNKGYLESYLIEITAEVLRQVDAETGKPFVDIVLDQAGSKGTGVWTVQNALDLGIPVGGIAEAVFARAVSSKPAQRAAVQATITSRPEVQKAADVAAFADDVSKALYASKVVAYAQGFDAIIAGAEKYGWNINKDKIAKIWRGGCIIRAQFLNRIADAYDENPDIATLLEAPYFADAVREGEAAWRRIVATAALSGVPVPGFGSALSYYDSLASTHLPAALVQGQRDFFGAHTYKRVDKDGVFHTLWSGDRTEIETEGSSH